The following proteins come from a genomic window of Brevibacillus antibioticus:
- a CDS encoding TetR/AcrR family transcriptional regulator → MAEALTLREKKKAKTKFALLDAALELIGDGSFRDVLVDDICERAEVSKVTFFKFFPQKEELLVYYMSIWQAECFIELQSTDKRGWEAVRHIFAKVTSDGVKQPGIMLSLISFLAEQKMHPSVPLLSDAELHLRFPAHEEREAIRATDLHQLFRKCVQEAAEDGQLALHLSEEEAVILLFSMFYGAYLTAHLFHVSDYMACYELHLKSLIR, encoded by the coding sequence ATGGCAGAAGCATTAACCCTACGTGAGAAAAAGAAAGCAAAAACCAAATTCGCCCTTCTGGACGCTGCCTTGGAGCTAATAGGCGACGGGAGCTTCCGAGATGTACTGGTGGATGACATTTGCGAACGAGCAGAGGTGTCGAAGGTCACATTCTTTAAATTTTTCCCGCAAAAGGAAGAGCTCTTGGTTTATTACATGAGCATTTGGCAAGCAGAGTGTTTCATTGAGCTGCAGAGTACTGACAAAAGAGGCTGGGAGGCGGTGCGGCATATTTTTGCCAAGGTTACGAGCGATGGTGTGAAGCAGCCGGGGATCATGCTTAGCCTTATCAGCTTTTTAGCCGAGCAAAAAATGCACCCGAGTGTCCCGCTTCTATCTGATGCCGAATTGCATTTGCGCTTCCCCGCACATGAGGAAAGAGAAGCCATTAGAGCTACTGATCTACATCAACTGTTCCGAAAGTGCGTGCAAGAAGCAGCCGAGGATGGTCAGCTGGCTCTTCACCTGTCGGAGGAGGAAGCCGTTATTTTGCTATTCTCGATGTTTTACGGAGCCTATCTAACGGCACATTTGTTTCATGTGTCTGATTATATGGCGTGTTACGAGCTGCATCTCAAATCACTGATAAGGTAG
- a CDS encoding NAD(P)-dependent alcohol dehydrogenase: protein MKAIVYEQYGPPNVLQLREVTKPVPKDDEVLIKVYAATAAAGDWRLRKADPFLARLFNGLWKPRKIKILGFELAGVVESTGSGVSKFKPGDAVYAACGNGFGAYAEYKCLPENGCIALKPSNLSFEEAAAVPVGAYTALQFLRKGTIQRGRRVLVYGASGSVGTYAVQLAKHFGAEVTGVCSTSNVELVRSLGADRIIDYTKENFEDDGTVYDIIFDTVGKSPFQSCVERLTPNGFYLRAVHFSPLPIVRGLWTNMTSRKKVIGGATKENAEDLRFLKELIEAGKLRPIIDRIYPLEQAAEAHSYVELGHKKGNVVLTVRQ from the coding sequence ATGAAAGCAATCGTATACGAGCAATACGGGCCGCCAAATGTCCTGCAGCTTCGAGAGGTCACCAAGCCTGTACCAAAGGACGACGAGGTATTAATCAAAGTCTATGCTGCAACTGCCGCAGCGGGGGATTGGCGTTTACGCAAGGCAGATCCTTTCTTGGCACGTCTGTTCAATGGTCTGTGGAAACCGAGGAAAATCAAGATTCTCGGCTTCGAATTAGCCGGGGTGGTCGAATCAACAGGCAGTGGTGTTTCTAAGTTTAAGCCGGGGGATGCCGTCTATGCTGCGTGCGGAAACGGCTTCGGCGCGTATGCCGAATACAAATGCTTACCTGAGAACGGTTGTATCGCGCTGAAGCCTTCGAATTTGTCGTTTGAGGAAGCAGCTGCCGTTCCCGTCGGTGCCTATACGGCCTTGCAATTTCTCCGGAAGGGCACTATCCAGCGCGGCAGGCGCGTGCTCGTCTACGGCGCTTCTGGCAGCGTCGGGACGTATGCGGTGCAGCTCGCCAAGCATTTCGGTGCGGAAGTGACCGGAGTATGCAGCACATCGAATGTGGAACTGGTAAGATCGTTGGGGGCCGACCGAATCATCGATTATACAAAAGAGAACTTCGAGGACGACGGTACGGTCTACGATATCATTTTCGATACCGTCGGAAAGAGTCCGTTTCAGTCATGCGTCGAGCGACTGACACCGAACGGCTTCTACCTGCGTGCGGTTCATTTTAGTCCTCTGCCAATCGTTCGCGGGTTATGGACGAACATGACGAGCCGTAAGAAAGTGATTGGCGGAGCTACGAAGGAAAACGCGGAAGACTTGAGGTTTTTAAAGGAGCTGATCGAGGCTGGCAAACTGCGTCCCATCATCGATCGTATTTATCCGCTAGAGCAAGCAGCGGAGGCCCACTCCTATGTGGAGCTGGGGCATAAGAAAGGTAACGTGGTGTTAACCGTGCGACAATGA
- a CDS encoding DUF3892 domain-containing protein — MDQRNFEQIYESYKNAGEQQAIQENEDNSPLTNTGKEQIVAVRKNEDGDLIAFKTDTGRELDYITALNDAKAGKLAHVDVFHKYGRDILRSEPDGIKENNLDRLPDF, encoded by the coding sequence ATGGATCAACGAAACTTTGAACAAATTTATGAATCGTACAAAAATGCCGGAGAACAACAAGCGATCCAGGAAAATGAAGATAACAGTCCGCTGACGAATACCGGAAAAGAGCAAATCGTGGCCGTCAGGAAAAACGAAGATGGAGACTTGATCGCCTTTAAAACAGACACAGGCCGCGAGCTCGACTATATCACCGCACTCAACGATGCAAAGGCTGGCAAGCTGGCTCATGTAGACGTATTTCACAAGTATGGCAGAGACATTCTGCGGAGTGAGCCAGATGGAATCAAGGAAAACAATTTGGATCGTCTGCCTGACTTTTGA
- a CDS encoding DUF4188 domain-containing protein translates to MAKVVPGRFTAQMEGSFVVFIIGMRINRMLAVHKWMPVANAMGGMMRELYQHPELGLLGHTSHFNLREITLIQYWRSYEHLENYARKNHNHLSAWRKFNQAVGTDGTVGIFHETYLVDAGKYECLYGNMPVWGLAKAGEHLPAVGKRETARRRLGGENEPALPTPTQ, encoded by the coding sequence ATGGCAAAAGTAGTTCCGGGGCGTTTTACAGCACAAATGGAAGGATCTTTCGTCGTATTTATCATCGGGATGCGAATCAATCGTATGCTTGCAGTTCACAAGTGGATGCCAGTAGCCAATGCGATGGGAGGCATGATGCGAGAGTTGTATCAGCACCCGGAGCTCGGATTATTGGGGCACACTTCGCATTTTAATCTGCGTGAAATCACCCTGATCCAGTACTGGCGATCCTATGAGCATCTGGAAAATTACGCGAGAAAAAACCACAATCATCTGAGCGCGTGGAGGAAGTTCAACCAAGCGGTAGGAACGGATGGAACGGTTGGGATCTTTCACGAGACGTACTTGGTCGATGCAGGAAAATACGAATGCCTATACGGAAATATGCCTGTCTGGGGATTGGCGAAGGCGGGTGAGCATCTACCGGCTGTGGGAAAAAGGGAGACGGCACGCCGACGTTTGGGCGGTGAGAACGAGCCAGCCCTTCCTACTCCTACTCAATAA
- the alr gene encoding alanine racemase encodes MDQLFRETWIEVNLDAIKKNIQAIRRHIPKQTKIMAVVKANAYGHGSVGVARHALEYGATSLAVAILEEGIVLRKAGIVAPILVLGFTPLSRVKEAVAWNIELSAFQTVWIKKADKMVKSTAFSNRLNIHINIDTGMGRLGVRTNSALLSVVKALTSSSSLSWTGIFTHFSTADEPDHTLTKAQYELFVQYLRYLKERGFQLPTVHMCNTAATIAFPEYSADMIRLGIGMYGLYPSAYIRQLNRVKLVPALSLKSRFSYVKTMLTPPFTISYGATYIAKRGEVLGTVPIGYADGYSRALSNRGFVLYRGRRLPIAGRVTMDQMMVSLGEGSGKQGDEVVIYGKQGNREIPVDEIAEMLGTINYEVVATLSNRIPRLFLEKGVVVEISHLLPEG; translated from the coding sequence ATGGATCAGTTGTTTCGCGAAACCTGGATTGAGGTAAATCTCGATGCCATCAAGAAAAACATTCAGGCGATACGCCGACATATTCCTAAACAGACGAAAATCATGGCGGTTGTAAAAGCAAATGCCTATGGCCATGGTTCTGTCGGAGTAGCACGCCATGCACTTGAGTACGGGGCTACTTCCCTCGCTGTCGCCATTCTGGAAGAAGGCATCGTCTTGCGAAAGGCGGGAATTGTAGCCCCTATTCTCGTGCTGGGATTCACGCCTCTTTCGCGTGTCAAAGAAGCGGTCGCCTGGAATATTGAGCTGTCTGCCTTCCAGACTGTTTGGATCAAAAAAGCCGATAAAATGGTCAAATCAACAGCTTTCTCAAATCGCCTAAACATCCATATCAACATCGATACAGGTATGGGACGTTTGGGCGTACGGACAAACTCTGCGTTGCTTTCAGTCGTGAAGGCCTTAACCTCCAGCTCTTCGCTTTCATGGACCGGAATCTTCACCCATTTTTCCACTGCGGATGAACCTGATCACACATTGACCAAAGCGCAATACGAGTTATTCGTTCAGTATCTTCGTTATCTGAAGGAACGAGGCTTCCAGCTTCCAACTGTACACATGTGCAACACCGCGGCTACCATTGCTTTTCCCGAATACAGCGCCGATATGATCCGCCTTGGAATCGGCATGTATGGGCTGTACCCATCCGCTTATATCCGCCAACTCAATCGCGTCAAGCTCGTTCCTGCTCTCAGCCTGAAATCGCGCTTTTCCTATGTGAAGACAATGCTGACGCCGCCGTTTACCATCAGTTATGGCGCTACATACATAGCAAAGCGCGGAGAGGTCCTTGGGACGGTTCCAATCGGTTATGCCGACGGATATTCGCGCGCTCTCTCTAATCGGGGATTTGTTCTGTATCGAGGCAGACGGTTGCCGATCGCAGGGCGAGTGACAATGGATCAAATGATGGTCAGCTTGGGAGAAGGCAGTGGAAAGCAAGGCGATGAAGTCGTGATTTACGGCAAGCAAGGAAACCGCGAGATTCCTGTCGATGAGATTGCCGAAATGCTCGGAACGATCAACTATGAAGTCGTTGCCACCCTCAGTAATCGTATCCCGCGTCTCTTTTTGGAAAAAGGAGTGGTTGTAGAGATCTCTCATCTGTTGCCAGAAGGGTAA
- a CDS encoding alkaline phosphatase family protein, with the protein MKSRFTYAIPLLLALSLALISCKPDSASQIRQQSLKAQPSAQRNESQKPVLFILIDSLMDKPLQEAIRQGRAPALGYLLANGRYYPQVVSSFPTMSVTIDSTFLTGTYANQHHVPGLSWFSNKEKRMVYYGYGPKEGLKIDQPQVLLDILHQLNLVQLNPHTKTIHEELAEKGKDTASINAILWRGKTPHTLQIPRLIDFGTRLPSELNVTGPKLMSYAAFAQLDPNQKREKRIWRKYGMNDEFSAQEAAYLIANKKLPPLTITYLPENDMEVHKKGPATIEGIEKADKALQTVLDAFGSWDKAIKEARWIVMGDSGQTPVLNDRKTATIDLRSLLTDYRIAKISQPVTHTDQVVISPNERMAYIYALDSSIPLSDIVSRLQREPKLDIIARKENQKIIVSAGKINRQFSYQPNGPFTDPYGQTWTFSGDPRLLDLTITKNRITYGKYPDALARLYGAMNSHEGRYVVVTVQPGHELITESSPTHIGGAAHGSLHEVDSLVPLLVTGTTTGPKTLRIVDLKDWLLRLTTE; encoded by the coding sequence ATGAAGTCGCGATTCACATACGCCATCCCTCTCCTGTTGGCGCTGAGTCTGGCTTTGATCAGCTGCAAGCCAGACTCAGCTTCCCAAATCCGTCAGCAAAGCCTTAAGGCTCAACCCTCAGCCCAGAGAAATGAATCACAAAAGCCTGTCCTGTTCATTCTCATTGATTCGTTAATGGACAAACCGTTGCAAGAAGCGATCCGGCAAGGCCGCGCTCCCGCTTTGGGGTATTTGCTTGCAAACGGGCGCTATTACCCGCAAGTTGTCAGTTCTTTTCCTACCATGTCGGTAACGATCGACAGCACCTTCCTTACAGGTACGTATGCCAATCAGCATCATGTACCGGGATTATCCTGGTTCAGCAACAAGGAAAAGCGGATGGTTTATTACGGGTATGGTCCCAAAGAAGGTCTGAAGATCGATCAGCCACAAGTGCTGCTAGATATCCTTCATCAACTAAACCTGGTCCAGCTCAACCCGCATACGAAGACCATCCATGAAGAATTGGCGGAAAAAGGCAAGGATACCGCTTCCATCAATGCGATTCTATGGCGAGGCAAAACGCCCCACACCTTACAAATCCCTCGTCTCATTGATTTCGGCACACGTTTGCCAAGTGAACTGAATGTGACCGGACCAAAATTGATGTCGTATGCAGCATTTGCCCAGCTTGATCCGAATCAAAAGCGTGAAAAGCGCATTTGGCGAAAATACGGGATGAACGATGAGTTTTCCGCGCAGGAGGCTGCCTATCTCATCGCCAACAAGAAGCTCCCCCCTCTTACCATCACCTACTTGCCGGAAAATGATATGGAAGTACATAAGAAGGGACCCGCTACGATCGAAGGGATTGAAAAAGCGGATAAAGCGCTTCAGACCGTACTCGATGCATTTGGCTCGTGGGACAAGGCAATCAAAGAAGCGCGGTGGATCGTCATGGGAGACAGTGGACAGACCCCTGTTCTGAATGATCGCAAGACCGCTACCATTGACTTGCGCAGTTTATTGACCGACTATCGTATAGCCAAAATCAGTCAGCCTGTCACCCATACTGACCAAGTCGTGATTTCGCCCAATGAACGGATGGCTTATATTTATGCCTTGGACTCGAGTATTCCGTTATCCGATATCGTAAGTCGTTTGCAGCGTGAACCGAAGCTGGACATCATTGCGCGTAAGGAAAACCAAAAGATTATCGTATCAGCAGGTAAGATCAACCGACAGTTTTCCTACCAACCAAACGGTCCCTTTACCGATCCATATGGTCAAACATGGACCTTCAGCGGTGATCCGCGTCTGCTCGATTTGACCATTACCAAGAACCGGATCACGTATGGGAAATATCCGGACGCTTTGGCGAGGCTCTACGGCGCGATGAATTCGCATGAAGGCAGATATGTGGTCGTTACTGTTCAGCCTGGGCATGAGCTCATCACCGAAAGCTCTCCCACTCATATCGGCGGAGCGGCACACGGTTCCTTGCACGAGGTAGACTCACTCGTTCCCCTGCTGGTAACCGGGACAACGACGGGGCCCAAAACTTTGCGTATCGTCGACTTGAAAGACTGGCTGCTGCGCCTGACAACCGAGTGA
- a CDS encoding aldo/keto reductase yields MATPITDHSVLNNGVKMPWLGLGVWKAKDGNETLAVRSAIEAGYRSIDTAAIYGNEAGVGEGIRQAGIDRDQLFITTKVWNADQGYESTLKAFDESMKKLGIDTLDLYLIHWPVKGKYVDTWRALEKLYRDGYVRSIGVSNFHSHHLEDLRQHSEIIPVVNQVEYHPLLTQKELHAYCKEHHIQLEAWSPLMQGNLDHPLLVELGQKYGKSPAQIVLRWDLENQVVTIPKSITPERIRQNADVFDFTLCAEDVEKITALNDNKRFGPDPDHFDF; encoded by the coding sequence ATGGCAACACCTATCACAGATCATTCCGTTTTGAACAACGGGGTGAAGATGCCCTGGTTAGGTCTGGGTGTCTGGAAGGCAAAAGACGGAAACGAAACGTTGGCCGTCCGTTCCGCGATTGAGGCGGGCTATCGCAGTATAGACACGGCAGCGATCTACGGTAACGAAGCCGGCGTAGGCGAAGGAATCCGGCAAGCCGGGATTGATCGCGATCAATTGTTCATCACGACCAAGGTGTGGAATGCGGATCAAGGCTACGAGTCAACGCTAAAGGCTTTTGATGAAAGTATGAAAAAATTGGGTATCGATACGCTGGATTTGTACCTGATTCACTGGCCCGTAAAAGGCAAGTACGTAGATACATGGAGGGCCTTGGAAAAGCTGTACCGCGATGGATATGTACGTTCGATTGGCGTCAGTAATTTTCATAGCCACCACCTCGAGGATTTACGCCAACATAGCGAGATCATTCCGGTTGTCAACCAAGTCGAGTATCATCCATTGCTTACTCAAAAAGAATTGCATGCGTATTGCAAAGAGCACCATATTCAACTAGAAGCATGGAGCCCGTTGATGCAAGGCAATCTCGATCACCCTCTCTTGGTGGAATTGGGACAAAAATACGGCAAGTCTCCTGCACAAATTGTGCTACGCTGGGATTTGGAAAACCAAGTGGTCACGATTCCGAAGTCGATCACACCAGAGCGGATTCGCCAGAACGCAGATGTTTTTGACTTCACCCTCTGCGCAGAGGATGTAGAAAAAATCACTGCCCTAAATGACAACAAGCGTTTTGGGCCAGACCCAGATCATTTTGATTTTTAA
- a CDS encoding IclR family transcriptional regulator translates to MEEEQKANVRAVDRALDILLCFTDATDLGLSEIASRLSLHKSTVHRLLATLENKGFLIRDVQTEKYRLGFRVWELSANLSQNDDPATLLLPEMERLRDLVEETVSLYVRDGNERIRVQAVQSKQPIRRVAPIGARMPLAVGASSKVLVAYAEPFILQEVISDPNWPDFVNKESFIEQLDQIRKQGFATSVEERELGTAAVAVPIFNRNGQLVASIAASGPSNRLTPEKMSQYAPYIMEAAYRMGKMMK, encoded by the coding sequence ATGGAAGAAGAACAAAAAGCAAACGTTCGAGCAGTCGATCGGGCTTTGGATATCCTGCTCTGTTTTACGGACGCTACGGATCTGGGCCTTAGCGAGATAGCGAGTCGACTCTCCTTGCATAAAAGTACCGTGCATCGTTTGCTGGCAACGCTAGAGAACAAAGGGTTTCTGATACGAGATGTTCAGACAGAGAAGTATCGACTTGGGTTTCGGGTTTGGGAGCTATCCGCCAATTTGTCGCAAAACGATGATCCAGCGACATTACTGCTACCGGAGATGGAGCGATTGCGGGATCTGGTGGAGGAAACGGTCAGTCTGTACGTGCGGGATGGAAACGAGCGGATTCGCGTACAGGCAGTTCAAAGCAAGCAGCCGATTCGCAGGGTGGCGCCCATCGGAGCACGTATGCCACTCGCGGTGGGGGCATCCAGCAAGGTACTCGTTGCCTACGCGGAGCCATTCATTTTGCAGGAAGTCATCAGCGATCCGAATTGGCCTGACTTTGTGAACAAGGAGTCTTTCATTGAGCAATTGGATCAAATCAGGAAGCAAGGCTTCGCGACTAGCGTGGAGGAACGGGAGCTGGGGACAGCAGCCGTAGCCGTCCCGATATTCAACCGCAACGGACAATTGGTAGCGTCTATTGCGGCGTCGGGTCCTTCCAACCGCCTGACTCCTGAAAAAATGAGCCAATATGCACCTTACATCATGGAAGCAGCCTATCGCATGGGAAAAATGATGAAATAA
- a CDS encoding phage tail protein I — protein sequence MNRFFSLNNPSDWQRGAWYNLHVSNEGIALNKSPEYVIDHVHQAGTTHHSRLLDFAMARVGSLLWLDEGGHITHYDDSNNFKETVFRAGRGLFSKDSFLVADDEYVFIIDPEARRKVGAYSIANGQCVWGWEDGEGQRLFPLDAGLDEEGRLYITTPVVVDRDNERKEIAAGTQVVVLRLNRAGKIDATYTHDELKVTETATLREIRRRRLFRLSVAESGMTYLFLAKTNQVFRFSLEGSDVCTLVIPSGTKPAGFAVGPGPILYVGDSRSIDSAHDHTRFILRFQPTGEALAPLTNYHGRADKIVFDKQQRLYVWDAQKNVLTMLKIVSRTSNLDATGIPMGIYFSRALDSAEFETMWHKFKLDADIPEETQLLISTFSSDRKEHVIHGAVHNLDDFLLAPDMDWKTKLQRTANLWSEPVINASDALFHSVKGRYLWLKIEWLGTDCHSPLLRKMRIYSPRDTFLRYLPATYQSDPASADFLERFLALFGTFYLELEEQIDTISRLFDPDTTPGEFVPWLATWLGMGREEHWTEAQRRELIRRAPELYAERGTRAGLEKMVELYTGERPMIVEYFQIRDMKAIPELHELISSLYMDHPYQFCLIVSQECAKTEREQSVLQRILEDQKPAFTEAKLIVLRPGIYADFHSYVGINSYLTEPSFLTLDQNLSMPYNTVLSGKDRSRRIDYDTRIGLDAELE from the coding sequence ATGAATCGGTTCTTTTCCCTGAACAATCCGTCTGATTGGCAGCGGGGGGCCTGGTATAACCTTCACGTCTCCAACGAGGGGATCGCGCTGAACAAATCGCCCGAATATGTGATCGATCATGTGCATCAGGCTGGGACGACACATCACTCTCGACTCTTGGATTTTGCCATGGCACGTGTTGGCTCTTTGCTTTGGCTGGATGAGGGCGGGCATATCACGCATTACGATGACAGCAATAACTTCAAGGAGACTGTGTTTCGCGCTGGACGGGGGTTGTTTTCCAAAGACTCGTTTCTCGTCGCTGACGATGAATATGTGTTCATCATCGACCCCGAAGCAAGGAGAAAAGTCGGAGCGTATTCCATAGCCAACGGCCAGTGCGTTTGGGGATGGGAAGATGGGGAGGGACAGCGGCTTTTTCCTTTGGATGCAGGGCTAGATGAAGAAGGACGTCTTTACATCACGACACCTGTGGTTGTAGATCGAGACAACGAACGGAAGGAAATCGCGGCGGGAACACAAGTCGTCGTCCTTCGGCTGAATCGAGCAGGTAAAATAGACGCTACATACACGCATGACGAATTAAAAGTAACAGAGACAGCTACCCTTCGTGAGATTAGGCGAAGGAGGTTGTTTCGCCTGTCCGTTGCCGAATCGGGCATGACCTATCTATTTTTGGCAAAGACGAATCAAGTGTTTCGGTTCTCTTTGGAAGGTTCCGATGTGTGCACTCTAGTGATCCCGTCAGGCACCAAACCCGCGGGATTCGCAGTGGGTCCAGGTCCCATTCTCTACGTGGGTGATAGTCGTTCCATCGATTCAGCTCATGATCATACCCGATTCATTTTGCGTTTTCAACCAACGGGAGAAGCACTTGCGCCATTAACCAACTACCACGGACGGGCAGACAAGATCGTTTTTGACAAGCAGCAACGGCTGTATGTTTGGGACGCACAAAAAAATGTTCTAACCATGTTAAAGATCGTCTCGCGGACGTCCAACCTGGATGCGACCGGAATACCGATGGGCATCTACTTCTCTCGGGCATTGGATAGCGCGGAATTTGAAACGATGTGGCATAAATTCAAGCTGGATGCAGACATACCAGAGGAAACGCAATTACTCATCTCGACGTTTTCGTCTGATCGGAAAGAGCATGTGATTCATGGAGCCGTACACAACCTGGATGATTTTTTGCTGGCACCCGACATGGACTGGAAAACCAAGCTGCAAAGGACGGCTAATCTATGGTCGGAGCCGGTAATCAACGCCTCAGATGCGCTATTTCATTCCGTAAAAGGCCGCTATTTATGGCTCAAAATCGAATGGCTCGGAACTGACTGCCACTCCCCATTACTCAGGAAAATGCGGATATACTCGCCGCGCGACACATTTTTGCGTTATTTACCAGCGACTTATCAAAGCGATCCTGCCAGTGCTGACTTTTTGGAGCGCTTTCTCGCTCTTTTCGGGACGTTTTACTTGGAGCTGGAGGAACAGATTGATACCATCTCACGTTTGTTCGATCCTGATACGACACCTGGAGAGTTCGTCCCTTGGCTCGCTACCTGGTTAGGGATGGGCAGGGAAGAGCATTGGACGGAGGCACAGCGCCGAGAGCTGATTCGTCGCGCACCAGAGCTGTACGCAGAGCGGGGCACTCGTGCGGGATTGGAAAAGATGGTAGAGCTGTATACCGGGGAGCGTCCGATGATCGTGGAGTATTTCCAGATTAGAGACATGAAGGCGATTCCGGAGCTGCACGAGCTGATCTCTTCCTTGTACATGGATCATCCGTATCAATTTTGCCTGATCGTTTCACAGGAATGCGCGAAAACGGAGCGGGAGCAGTCGGTTCTGCAAAGGATTTTGGAAGATCAAAAGCCTGCTTTTACAGAGGCGAAGCTCATCGTTCTGCGCCCGGGCATCTACGCCGATTTCCATAGCTACGTGGGGATTAATTCTTATTTGACAGAGCCGTCGTTCCTTACGCTTGATCAAAATTTATCCATGCCATACAACACGGTGCTAAGCGGGAAGGATCGCAGCAGACGAATCGATTATGACACGAGGATTGGCCTGGATGCAGAGCTGGAGTAA